A portion of the Coraliomargarita parva genome contains these proteins:
- a CDS encoding NAD(P) transhydrogenase subunit alpha translates to MKRFFAPLETNPAETRASVAPATVTKLVNLGMEVLVQSGAGLKSDYSDADYTAAGAKIVPDAASGYSQADIVARVRKPEAADLEMVKPGTLHLSFLDPFNEKALIDDLAQRKISAISLEMIPRSTLAQKMDALSSQANLAGYAAVMMASDRMRKILPMMMTPSGTISPARFFIIGVGVAGLQAIATAKRLGARVEAFDTRPVVEEQVKSLGAKFVKVDLGDTGQTDQGYAKELTPEQLEKQRLEMAKACARADVVITTAKLFGRKAPLILNADVLKQMQPGSMIIDFAVESGGNVEGSKVGEEVVTENGVRVIGPENLEGYYPKDATLMLASNFYNLIEHFWNEESKDFEYRMDDEILQGCLITKDGQIVHEKFKA, encoded by the coding sequence ATGAAGCGTTTCTTCGCTCCCCTGGAAACAAATCCTGCAGAAACCCGTGCCTCCGTGGCACCGGCAACCGTCACAAAACTCGTCAACCTCGGCATGGAAGTGCTCGTACAATCGGGCGCCGGGTTGAAGTCCGACTACAGCGACGCCGACTACACCGCAGCAGGTGCCAAGATCGTTCCCGATGCGGCCAGCGGCTATTCCCAGGCCGATATCGTCGCCCGAGTGCGCAAGCCCGAAGCTGCGGATCTCGAAATGGTCAAGCCCGGCACCCTGCACCTGAGCTTCCTGGACCCGTTCAACGAGAAGGCGCTGATCGACGACCTGGCCCAACGCAAGATTTCTGCGATTAGCCTGGAGATGATTCCGCGCAGCACCCTTGCCCAGAAAATGGATGCCCTCTCCTCCCAGGCCAACTTGGCAGGCTATGCCGCGGTCATGATGGCGTCCGACCGCATGCGAAAGATTCTCCCGATGATGATGACCCCCTCCGGCACCATCTCGCCGGCCCGCTTCTTCATCATTGGCGTCGGTGTCGCCGGCCTACAGGCCATCGCAACCGCCAAACGCCTGGGGGCACGGGTGGAAGCCTTCGATACCCGCCCGGTGGTCGAGGAGCAGGTCAAGTCCCTCGGTGCCAAGTTCGTCAAAGTGGACCTGGGGGACACCGGCCAGACCGACCAGGGTTACGCCAAGGAACTGACCCCGGAGCAACTCGAGAAACAACGCCTGGAAATGGCCAAAGCCTGCGCCCGCGCCGACGTCGTGATCACCACGGCCAAGCTCTTTGGCCGCAAGGCGCCTTTGATCCTCAATGCGGATGTGCTCAAACAAATGCAGCCCGGCAGCATGATTATCGACTTTGCCGTCGAATCCGGCGGCAATGTGGAAGGCTCCAAGGTAGGCGAAGAAGTTGTCACCGAGAACGGTGTCCGCGTCATCGGCCCCGAGAACCTCGAAGGGTACTACCCGAAGGATGCCACCCTCATGCTCGCGTCCAACTTCTATAACCTGATCGAGCACTTCTGGAACGAGGAAAGCAAGGATTTCGAATACCGCATGGACGACGAAATCCTCCAGGGCTGCCTCATCACCAAGGACGGCCAGATCGTCCACGAAAAGTTTAAGGCTTAG
- a CDS encoding NAD(P) transhydrogenase subunit alpha: protein MDLILLLFIFVLAAFLGFELIAKVPSQLHTPLMSGSNAISGITVVGAIVAVHADSDGLAMWLGFAAIVLATVNVVGGYMVTDRMLGMFKKKK, encoded by the coding sequence ATGGACCTCATTCTTCTTCTCTTCATCTTCGTGCTCGCCGCCTTCCTCGGCTTCGAGTTGATCGCCAAGGTGCCGTCTCAATTGCACACCCCGCTGATGTCCGGTTCGAACGCGATTTCCGGCATCACCGTGGTCGGCGCGATTGTCGCGGTCCACGCGGATTCCGACGGACTCGCCATGTGGCTCGGCTTTGCGGCCATCGTACTGGCCACCGTCAATGTGGTCGGCGGCTACATGGTCACCGACCGCATGCTCGGCATGTTCAAAAAGAAGAAATAA
- a CDS encoding NAD(P)(+) transhydrogenase (Re/Si-specific) subunit beta has protein sequence MEQLVNLSYIVAAILFVFGIKMLGRAETARKGNMISAIGMALAVVVTLLNKGLDFRLVLGGLALGAAIGAVAAKRVQMTGMPELVALFNGFGGLASLLVGWAEYQRATHLGVVEGLTASVSNFTASVTVAAILIGGITFTGSMYAWGKLSGKLGGTALTFPGQKAFNALLALGILTAGVLFSITPEGDAAYTMLTVVIVLSLLLGIFAVMPIGGGDMPVVISLLNSFSGLAASAAGFVIQNNVLIVAGCLVGASGVILTVIMCKAMNRTLVNVLFSGFGATTQKASGTSTGELKPISVDDAYYILEAAKSVVVIPGYGMAVAQAQHAVKELGELLEDNGCEIRYAIHPVAGRMPGHMNVLLAEADVPYEQLVEMDDVNPTMEMVDVAIVIGANDVVNPAAADDPSSPIYGMPIIQAHKAKTTFCLKRGKGAGFSGLENGLFTAPNTRMLYGDAKSTVTGLVTQFKDS, from the coding sequence ATGGAACAACTCGTAAACCTTTCCTATATCGTCGCGGCGATTCTCTTCGTCTTCGGGATCAAAATGCTTGGCCGGGCCGAAACCGCCCGCAAAGGCAACATGATCTCCGCTATCGGCATGGCCCTCGCCGTCGTGGTCACCCTGCTCAACAAGGGCCTGGACTTCCGTCTGGTCCTCGGCGGACTGGCACTTGGCGCAGCCATCGGTGCCGTCGCCGCAAAACGTGTGCAAATGACCGGGATGCCGGAACTCGTCGCGCTCTTCAATGGCTTCGGGGGCCTCGCCTCCCTTCTGGTCGGCTGGGCCGAATACCAACGCGCCACCCACTTGGGCGTGGTCGAGGGCCTGACCGCATCCGTCAGTAACTTCACGGCAAGTGTCACGGTCGCCGCCATCCTGATCGGTGGTATCACCTTCACCGGTTCCATGTACGCCTGGGGCAAACTCTCCGGCAAGCTCGGTGGCACCGCCCTCACCTTCCCCGGCCAGAAAGCGTTTAACGCCCTGCTGGCACTCGGCATCCTGACCGCAGGCGTCCTTTTCAGCATCACACCGGAAGGCGATGCCGCCTACACGATGCTGACCGTGGTCATTGTCCTCTCCCTCCTACTCGGCATCTTCGCGGTTATGCCGATTGGCGGCGGTGACATGCCGGTGGTCATCTCACTGCTGAATTCCTTCTCGGGCTTGGCTGCCTCGGCCGCCGGTTTTGTCATCCAAAACAACGTGCTCATCGTGGCAGGCTGCTTGGTCGGAGCCTCCGGCGTTATCCTGACCGTCATCATGTGTAAGGCTATGAACCGTACCCTGGTCAACGTGCTCTTCTCCGGCTTCGGTGCCACCACCCAGAAGGCGAGCGGCACCAGCACCGGCGAGCTCAAGCCGATCTCGGTCGACGACGCCTACTACATCCTGGAAGCGGCCAAGAGCGTCGTCGTCATCCCGGGCTATGGCATGGCCGTCGCCCAGGCGCAACACGCGGTCAAGGAACTCGGCGAACTGTTGGAAGACAATGGCTGCGAGATCCGCTACGCCATCCACCCGGTCGCCGGCCGTATGCCCGGACACATGAACGTGCTCCTGGCCGAAGCCGATGTACCCTACGAGCAGCTCGTTGAAATGGATGACGTCAACCCGACGATGGAAATGGTCGACGTCGCCATCGTCATCGGTGCCAACGACGTGGTCAACCCGGCAGCCGCAGACGATCCCAGCAGCCCCATCTACGGCATGCCGATCATCCAAGCCCACAAGGCCAAGACAACCTTCTGCCTCAAGCGCGGCAAGGGCGCCGGCTTCTCCGGCCTGGAGAACGGCCTATTCACCGCGCCCAATACGCGCATGCTGTACGGCGACGCCAAGTCAACCGTCACCGGACTCGTCACGCAGTTCAAGGACAGTTAG
- a CDS encoding DUF4190 domain-containing protein, which yields MSQTAKTCGMAVASFLFGILFFVPFGFLLAIIFGFIALSRIKDSNGELKGKGLAIAGLVLGFGWVAIIPIVGLLAAMAIPAFQKVRETSMEKMMENNARMISSASQQYMLENGVSSVGFDALLQEYLPETFFNELNQPGADTTVELQNGSFELINPQFGRRYVFDSDGRLIEVFELSQF from the coding sequence ATGTCACAAACCGCCAAAACCTGCGGCATGGCCGTTGCCAGCTTTCTCTTCGGGATCCTCTTCTTCGTCCCCTTCGGCTTCCTTCTCGCCATTATCTTTGGCTTTATCGCCCTGAGCCGGATCAAGGACAGCAACGGCGAACTGAAGGGCAAAGGCCTCGCCATTGCAGGTCTGGTGCTCGGCTTCGGGTGGGTCGCGATCATCCCGATCGTCGGTCTTCTCGCCGCCATGGCGATCCCCGCCTTCCAGAAGGTGCGCGAAACCTCCATGGAAAAGATGATGGAGAACAACGCCCGCATGATCAGCAGTGCTTCCCAGCAATACATGCTTGAGAACGGGGTCTCCTCAGTGGGTTTTGATGCACTCCTTCAGGAATACCTGCCCGAAACCTTCTTCAACGAGTTGAACCAACCCGGCGCGGATACCACGGTCGAACTTCAGAACGGCAGTTTCGAACTGATCAACCCGCAATTCGGTCGCCGTTACGTTTTCGATAGCGATGGCCGCTTGATCGAGGTATTCGAACTCTCTCAATTCTAG